In a single window of the Sulfurimonas sp. hsl 1-7 genome:
- the ung gene encoding uracil-DNA glycosylase has protein sequence MPLDAKITNQSWRDVLDKELKEPYLKELKQTLLQEKLHHTIYPEEENIFNAYNTTDFDDVKVVILGQDPYHGENQAHGLAFSVLNGVKHPPSLVNIFKELQDDIGCEYPTTSELTSWAKQGVFLINAVLTVRAANAASHKAIGWEKFTDATIKAISEKKEHIVFILWGKPAQMKEKLIDQSKHLILKAPHPSPLSSYRGFFGSKPFSKTNEYLIANKKTPINWCLE, from the coding sequence ATGCCCTTAGATGCAAAAATAACAAATCAATCTTGGAGAGATGTTTTAGACAAGGAGCTTAAAGAACCTTATCTAAAAGAGCTAAAACAAACGCTTCTTCAAGAGAAACTACACCATACTATTTATCCCGAAGAAGAAAACATCTTTAATGCTTACAATACGACTGATTTTGATGATGTAAAGGTTGTGATACTTGGTCAAGACCCTTACCATGGAGAAAATCAGGCTCACGGGCTTGCTTTTTCTGTTTTAAACGGTGTAAAGCATCCACCTTCACTTGTAAATATTTTCAAAGAGTTACAGGATGATATAGGGTGTGAGTATCCAACTACAAGTGAGCTTACATCTTGGGCAAAGCAGGGTGTCTTTTTAATCAATGCAGTTTTAACGGTTCGAGCTGCCAATGCAGCATCACATAAAGCGATAGGTTGGGAAAAGTTTACAGATGCTACGATCAAGGCAATTAGTGAGAAAAAAGAGCATATTGTGTTTATTCTATGGGGAAAACCTGCACAGATGAAAGAGAAACTGATCGATCAAAGTAAGCATCTAATTCTAAAAGCACCACATCCCTCACCGCTTTCTTCTTACAGAGGTTTTTTCGGCTCGAAACCTTTTTCAAAAACAAATGAGTATCTGATAGCAAATAAGAAAACACCAATTAATTGGTGTTTAGAGTAA
- a CDS encoding endonuclease/exonuclease/phosphatase family protein: MKIATYNVENLFDLKKSGAEYVEYIPYSQSAWDDHSYKTKLKNLSKVIRDIDADIIALQEIESREAFKDLRYQLKRDGLYYQYAKIADAKNTTIKVALLSKVPFVYTKELVVGYAYAFRNILEVKLKVNNEELYIFVNHWKSKAGPESQRISYAKALKKRVQELGNKNIIALGDFNSHYEEYKIFKRKRKHNDTDGKTGINHVLGTINYQTDLSPVLKIKEDEFYNLWYDIDKDDRYSYIYKGKKEALDNILVTGALLDHKGLDYKEDSLHSFVKPYLFKGKNIYRWQMSRGKVRRHKAKGYSDHLAVVAEFTLNTN, translated from the coding sequence TTGAAAATAGCTACCTATAACGTTGAAAACCTTTTTGATCTCAAAAAAAGCGGGGCTGAATATGTAGAATATATCCCCTACTCTCAGTCTGCTTGGGACGATCACAGCTATAAAACAAAGCTAAAAAACCTCTCTAAAGTGATTCGAGACATTGATGCCGACATTATAGCTCTTCAAGAGATTGAATCTCGTGAAGCGTTTAAAGATTTACGATACCAACTCAAAAGAGATGGACTTTATTATCAGTATGCAAAAATAGCCGACGCTAAAAATACTACTATTAAAGTTGCACTTTTAAGCAAGGTCCCGTTTGTTTATACGAAAGAGTTGGTTGTCGGTTATGCTTACGCTTTTAGAAACATTCTGGAAGTAAAACTAAAAGTAAACAATGAAGAACTCTACATCTTTGTCAATCATTGGAAGTCAAAAGCGGGACCTGAAAGTCAAAGAATCTCTTATGCAAAAGCACTCAAAAAAAGGGTACAGGAGCTAGGTAATAAAAATATCATAGCTCTGGGTGATTTTAACTCCCATTATGAAGAGTATAAAATTTTCAAACGTAAAAGAAAACATAATGATACTGATGGGAAAACGGGGATTAATCATGTTTTAGGGACTATCAACTACCAAACAGATCTCTCACCTGTTTTAAAAATCAAAGAAGATGAATTTTACAACCTCTGGTACGATATAGATAAAGATGATAGGTACAGCTATATATATAAAGGGAAAAAAGAAGCACTTGACAATATCCTGGTAACAGGTGCATTGCTTGATCACAAAGGGTTAGATTATAAAGAAGACTCTTTACACAGCTTTGTAAAACCATACCTATTTAAAGGGAAAAATATCTATAGATGGCAAATGAGCCGAGGCAAAGTAAGACGTCATAAAGCCAAAGGATACTCAGACCATTTAGCCGTCGTTGCCGAGTTTACTCTAAACACCAATTAA